A genomic region of Capnocytophaga canimorsus contains the following coding sequences:
- a CDS encoding sensor histidine kinase → MRICSAIKILVLLLGVVINAQDLELPKYKQYSDRDGLPQQQVTTLFEDSRGYIWVGTKNGVARFNGKEFYAFTTKNGFPFRVIEEIREDQQKRILVFSSEGIARINGNEIETFPLNQYVAETFDLCSTETIWFTAKNNKAQWFIGCFSKDKYTFYPLPFHNELSVSVKHAHQQDEFYIFTNTEFYAYNLKDNKLQSHPFVLRKKGYILKSLCVNENVIASYKKINTDHFLFYQMSKNEHQLIGEYQNGSWQRQLPSEIRNQLRLYIPNQAHFIEKGKVKYVSMPEQFIINGLEDSNGVQWFSTERGLTRMFSEAFTHYNPHLLSEVWAVVEQPKGKFWFPSYSFSTKTLEKNILKEEQMPSMSNHSGYYFHPVKDDKDQLYFAWSKGVVKRSPKGKTKILEYHWQGDPNALYVFYDKQRSLLLGGFRNNVVFWNNKEERIRVVGRESQSDMEGYVLCVAKDSVGDYWFAARDIYRYQFDKNQLKKYTFTHQEKRIRAIDIATDFSGRVWFGANQGLFYYDRKKDSLQKFECAQLEDGVSTVFPIDEKRLLFSQPHGLYVLDLESFEKGNVKLSLYNETNGYLGNEAGQTGAFRDSEGKIWITGSYALAKIDPNLLPSHYASPLNLVFKSYNNVSIKYNENKIKLPKDQHSVTITFDPVALNYIRPVWYRYRLDDGDSWSEPQTENYITLTNLPHGKTTLEVRAWFQGLEESYLDNRYTIDIYVNKIFYNQAWFVPAVIFLLLITIAIISYVQKRTQTRLRKTIMLAKISEVETIQSQMNPHFVYNVLANVQSKIRNLQTEQAENVLLKLAGLMRKFLHTSTVTTTQKEDTLQIKQHLVSLSYELVLLQEFIDFQQMLYPNSFDYRLIISDDVDVNQTKIPPMLLQPFVENAISHGLIPNTKKGTLTIFVKRKFHRVYIEIKDDGVGLEVAKQKRKISKLRYPSQGRRLTLKRIKLLRELGFEIEVITRSSAKGTKVMLIFG, encoded by the coding sequence ATGCGGATCTGTAGCGCCATTAAAATATTGGTATTGTTGTTGGGAGTTGTTATCAATGCTCAAGATTTAGAACTGCCTAAATATAAGCAGTATAGTGATCGTGACGGATTGCCTCAGCAACAAGTAACTACCTTGTTTGAAGATAGTCGTGGTTACATTTGGGTGGGTACCAAAAATGGTGTGGCTCGGTTCAACGGAAAAGAATTTTATGCCTTTACCACTAAAAACGGATTTCCCTTTCGAGTGATAGAGGAAATAAGAGAAGACCAGCAAAAACGTATTCTGGTGTTTTCTTCAGAAGGAATTGCTCGAATTAACGGGAATGAAATAGAAACTTTTCCTCTCAATCAATATGTGGCTGAAACCTTTGATTTATGTTCCACAGAAACCATTTGGTTTACTGCTAAAAATAATAAAGCCCAGTGGTTTATCGGATGTTTTTCAAAAGATAAATATACGTTCTATCCGTTACCCTTTCACAATGAATTAAGTGTTTCAGTCAAACACGCTCATCAACAAGATGAATTTTATATTTTTACTAATACTGAATTTTATGCATATAATCTCAAAGACAATAAATTACAAAGTCATCCATTTGTTTTACGCAAGAAAGGTTATATACTTAAATCACTTTGTGTCAATGAAAACGTAATTGCGTCCTATAAAAAAATCAATACTGACCATTTTCTTTTCTACCAAATGAGTAAAAATGAACATCAGCTCATCGGGGAGTATCAAAACGGAAGTTGGCAACGGCAATTACCTTCCGAAATCAGAAATCAACTTCGTCTTTATATTCCTAATCAAGCTCATTTTATCGAAAAAGGGAAAGTGAAATATGTGTCTATGCCCGAACAATTTATTATCAATGGGTTAGAGGATAGTAATGGGGTACAATGGTTCAGTACAGAGCGAGGACTTACGCGTATGTTTTCCGAGGCGTTCACCCATTACAATCCGCATTTGCTTTCCGAAGTTTGGGCAGTGGTTGAGCAACCTAAGGGTAAGTTTTGGTTTCCTTCTTACTCTTTTTCCACCAAAACTCTTGAAAAAAATATTCTTAAGGAAGAACAGATGCCCTCAATGAGCAATCATTCAGGGTATTATTTTCATCCAGTGAAAGACGATAAAGACCAATTGTACTTTGCTTGGTCAAAGGGGGTGGTCAAACGTTCACCGAAAGGAAAAACAAAAATATTGGAATATCATTGGCAGGGAGACCCTAATGCATTGTATGTTTTTTATGATAAACAACGTAGTTTACTTTTAGGAGGATTTCGTAATAATGTGGTATTTTGGAACAATAAAGAAGAACGCATACGTGTTGTGGGGCGTGAAAGCCAATCAGATATGGAAGGCTATGTACTTTGTGTTGCTAAAGATTCGGTAGGAGATTATTGGTTTGCAGCTCGAGATATATATCGTTATCAATTTGATAAAAATCAGCTAAAAAAATATACTTTTACTCACCAAGAGAAGAGAATCAGAGCCATAGATATTGCTACTGATTTTTCGGGAAGAGTTTGGTTCGGAGCCAATCAAGGGCTTTTTTATTATGACAGAAAGAAAGATAGTCTGCAAAAATTTGAATGCGCCCAGTTGGAAGATGGAGTGTCAACTGTTTTTCCTATTGATGAAAAACGCTTATTGTTTTCGCAGCCTCACGGATTGTATGTTCTTGATTTGGAATCGTTTGAAAAAGGCAACGTTAAACTGTCGCTGTACAATGAAACTAACGGATATTTAGGTAATGAAGCAGGACAAACAGGGGCTTTCAGAGATTCTGAAGGAAAAATATGGATTACCGGTAGCTATGCTCTTGCCAAAATAGACCCTAATTTGTTGCCCAGTCATTACGCTTCGCCTTTAAATTTGGTTTTCAAAAGCTATAATAACGTTTCTATAAAATACAATGAAAATAAAATAAAACTTCCTAAAGACCAGCATTCGGTAACCATAACATTTGACCCTGTGGCACTTAACTATATTCGCCCCGTTTGGTATCGCTATCGCCTTGATGATGGTGACTCTTGGAGTGAGCCACAAACCGAAAATTACATCACGCTGACCAATTTACCACACGGAAAAACCACACTCGAAGTTCGTGCTTGGTTTCAAGGATTGGAAGAAAGTTATTTAGATAATCGGTACACCATTGATATTTATGTTAATAAGATATTTTATAATCAAGCTTGGTTTGTACCAGCGGTCATATTTCTTTTGCTAATAACCATAGCAATCATTTCATACGTGCAAAAACGTACACAAACCCGTTTGCGAAAAACCATTATGTTGGCAAAAATATCAGAAGTAGAAACCATACAATCACAAATGAATCCGCATTTTGTGTATAATGTGTTGGCGAATGTACAATCCAAAATACGAAATTTACAAACAGAACAAGCCGAAAACGTATTACTTAAGTTGGCAGGATTGATGCGTAAATTTTTGCATACTTCAACGGTTACCACTACCCAAAAGGAAGATACGTTACAAATCAAACAACATTTGGTAAGTTTATCCTATGAGTTGGTCTTACTTCAAGAATTTATTGATTTTCAGCAAATGTTATATCCGAATTCTTTTGATTATCGACTTATCATTTCTGATGATGTTGATGTAAATCAAACCAAAATTCCTCCAATGTTATTGCAACCTTTTGTTGAAAATGCAATTAGTCACGGACTTATTCCTAATACGAAAAAGGGAACGCTCACCATATTTGTTAAGCGCAAGTTCCACCGAGTTTATATTGAAATTAAAGATGATGGCGTAGGGTTAGAAGTGGCAAAACAGAAAAGAAAAATTTCAAAACTGCGTTATCCTTCACAAGGACGTAGGTTAACTTTAAAACGTATTAAACTGCTGAGAGAATTAGGTTTTGAAATCGAAGTTATTACGCGTAGCTCAGCGAAAGGAACCAAAGTGATGCTTATTTTTGGGTGA
- a CDS encoding DUF1810 domain-containing protein yields MENGLNRFLQAQEKDYLSALSEVKSGRKKGRWMWYVFPQFKCLALSESSKSYGIDNVDEAEAFLHHPVLGKRLKEMTDALLNLSEPDVSHIFGSPDEIKLKASMTLFACVSDEDENPFKKVIDKYFQGALDTKTTKIIDDTWVWV; encoded by the coding sequence ATGGAAAATGGTTTGAATCGTTTTTTACAGGCACAAGAAAAGGATTATCTCTCAGCACTTTCTGAAGTGAAATCTGGAAGAAAAAAAGGACGTTGGATGTGGTATGTATTTCCTCAGTTCAAATGTTTGGCTTTGAGTGAAAGCTCAAAATCTTACGGAATAGACAACGTAGATGAAGCGGAGGCTTTTTTGCATCACCCCGTGCTGGGAAAGCGACTAAAGGAAATGACCGATGCGCTCTTAAACCTTTCGGAACCCGACGTAAGCCATATTTTTGGCTCCCCCGATGAAATAAAATTAAAGGCTTCAATGACGCTCTTTGCCTGTGTTAGTGATGAGGACGAAAATCCGTTTAAAAAAGTAATCGACAAATACTTCCAAGGAGCACTTGATACGAAAACCACAAAAATAATTGATGATACTTGGGTTTGGGTCTAA
- a CDS encoding LytR/AlgR family response regulator transcription factor: protein MLRVIIADDISETLDMVGALVKEIRPDVHILGRFTSLMETQKQIELLKPDVLLIDIQFAAEAMTVFDLLDYFLRKGKLNFQTIIFSGHCETEYYDMAFRYGALHFIPKPIDKTRLKEAFQRVRNTETEEESSKTSTFHLKNKLVVYTAGLRHFIDLQNLVYIQSKKVGVSIHLSNNEIIRSSRNIGYYQEQLAGIPNFIRIHNSTLLNTDYIDTISSASERIVFLKSPFGKIQASRERFKELLENF from the coding sequence ATGTTACGAGTAATTATTGCAGATGATATATCGGAAACCCTTGATATGGTAGGCGCTTTGGTTAAGGAAATACGCCCCGATGTACACATTTTGGGTAGGTTTACTTCCCTTATGGAAACTCAAAAACAGATAGAATTATTAAAACCTGACGTACTGCTTATTGATATTCAATTTGCTGCAGAGGCAATGACTGTTTTTGATTTACTTGACTATTTTTTACGTAAAGGCAAACTCAATTTTCAGACTATTATTTTCTCTGGACATTGCGAAACGGAATATTATGATATGGCCTTTCGCTATGGAGCATTGCATTTCATACCCAAACCTATTGATAAAACAAGGCTCAAAGAAGCTTTTCAGCGTGTTAGAAACACTGAAACTGAAGAGGAAAGTTCCAAAACGAGCACTTTTCATTTAAAGAACAAGCTTGTGGTTTATACCGCTGGATTGAGACATTTTATTGACCTTCAAAATTTAGTTTACATACAAAGTAAAAAAGTCGGGGTAAGTATTCATCTTTCTAATAATGAAATTATTAGAAGTTCCCGAAATATAGGGTATTATCAAGAACAATTGGCTGGAATACCTAATTTCATTCGCATACACAATAGTACCCTATTAAATACAGATTACATCGACACAATTTCTTCGGCAAGTGAGCGAATCGTTTTTTTAAAATCTCCTTTTGGGAAAATACAAGCCTCTCGAGAGCGTTTCAAAGAACTTTTAGAAAATTTTTAA